From the Temnothorax longispinosus isolate EJ_2023e chromosome 6, Tlon_JGU_v1, whole genome shotgun sequence genome, one window contains:
- the LOC139815410 gene encoding uncharacterized protein — translation MQRHDNVKINTMFNGEFVAGDKRANKSIATRNSELFRESDLCEWYKRHVIEPTLAKLEEFQERDSGWALSRILNLMVNVNKYNPLHAGCFVEIPQEIKKKKAVINVRSLSNACFAWLVVAALYPAERHAELKSSYPHYTSVLNLTDIEFPMTLNQIKNFENHNNISINVYNIEKKNKELAILPIRVADRKMGRHINLLYVHDDNVGHFACSTVTLGFDLGKNVSKVNFGTDLCFCIRLKGEKSLPLYSGR, via the coding sequence ATGCAACGGCAcgacaatgtaaaaataaacacaatgTTTAATGGTGAATTTGTTGCGGGTGACAAACGCGcaaataaaagtatcgcaaCGAGAAACAGTGAACTCTTTCGTGAGTCCGATCTGTGTGAGTGGTACAAGCGACACGTCATCGAACCTACCCTAGCAAAGCTGGAGGAATTCCAGGAACGTGATAgcggatgggcgttgtcgcgtatactcaatTTAATGGTAAATGTGAACAAATATAATCCATTGCACGCGGGGTGTTTTGTGGAAATaccgcaagaaattaaaaagaagaaggcggtGATAAACGTGCGATCATTGAGCAATGCATGTTTCGCATGGTTAGTGGTGGCTGCTCTGTATCCAGCCGAGAGACATGCAGAACTGAAATCGTCGTATCCTCATTACACGTCGGTGCTAAATCTTACGGACATTGAGTTTCCAATGACGttgaatcaaattaaaaattttgaaaatcacaACAACATCTCCATCAACGTCTACaacatcgagaaaaaaaacaaggaactTGCTATCCTGCCAATACGTGTTGCTGATCGAAAGATGGGCAGACATATAAATCTGCTGTACGTGCATGACGACAACGTGGGACATTTTGCATGTAGTACAGTCACTTTAGGATTTGACCTCGGAAAAAATGTCAGCAAGGTGAATTTTGGCACAGACCTTTGTTTTTGCATAAGATTGAAGGGGGAAAAAAGTTTACCATTATACAGTGGCcgctaa